One window of the Serinus canaria isolate serCan28SL12 chromosome 9, serCan2020, whole genome shotgun sequence genome contains the following:
- the TF gene encoding serotransferrin, which translates to MKLALFTVLSFGIAALCFAAPQKPSVRWCTISSAEEKKCNSLKDQMQQENFAFSCLQKASYLDCIKAISNSEADAISLDGGQIFEAGLAPYKLKPIAAEVYEHSEGSTTSYYAVAVVKKGTGFSINELQGKTSCHTGLGRSAGWVIPIGTLIHRGAIEWDGKDSGSIEQAVANFFSASCVPGVTTEAKLYRQCKGDAKTKMSRTGPYSGYSGAFHCLKDGKGDVAFVKHTTVQENAPAEKDEYELLCLDGTRQPVDNYKACHWARVPAHAVVARDDSKVNDIWNFLSKAQEKFGVGTTSTFHLFGPPGKKDPGLKDLLFKDSAVQLKQIPSLMDSQLYLGFEYYSAVQSLQQDRLSPSRRDSKIQWCAIGRDEKKKCDVWSVMSNGDVECVVAEDTKECITKIMKGEADAISLDGGFVYTAGMCGLVPVMAESYEDNHCESQEEPATYFAVAVVKKSDKDISWNNLQGKRSCHTAVGRTAGWNIPMGLIHNRTGNCNFDEYFSQGCAPGSPPSSRLCQLCKGSGGVPPEKCVASSHEQYYGYTGALRCLVEQGDVAFIKHSIVEENTDGKNTESWAKDLKMDQFELLCTDGQRANVMDYRRCNLAKVPTHAVMARPEKAEQVREMLENQERLFGPKGTRRDDFNMFAYESKDLLFKDRTKCLIKLRDGISYKEFLGDKYYASLASLNTCNPSDLLQVCTFLADK; encoded by the exons atgaaaCTCGCACTCTTCACTGTGCTATCCTTCGGGATAGCGG ctctgtgttttgctgctcccCAAAAGCCAAGTGTCAGGTGGTGCACAATATcctcagcagaagagaaaaaatgcaataGCCTGAAGGACCAAATGCAACAGGAAAACTTTGctttcagctgcctgcagaaagCATCATACCTTGACTGCATAAAAGCCATTTCG AACAGTGAAGCAGATGCCATTAGCTTGGATGGAGGTCAAATTTTTGAGGCAGGCCTTGCTCCCTACAAGCTGAAGCCCATCGCTGCTGAGGTCTATGAACACAGTGAAG GCTCCACTACCAGCTACTACGCCGTGGCCGTTGTGAAGAAAGGAACAGGCTTCTCTATAAATGAGCTGCAGGGCAAGACCTCGTGCCACACGGGGCTGGGCAGGTCGGCTGGCTGGGTCATTCCCATCGGGACACTCATCCACCGCGGGGCCATCGAGTGGGACGGCAAAGACTCGGGCTCCATCGAGCAAG CTGTGGCCAATTTCTTCTCTGCCAGCTGTGTTCCTGGTGTCACCACTGAAGCCAAACTGTACCGTCAGTGCAAGGGGGATGCCAAGACCAAAATGTCCCGCACAGGACCTTATTCTGGATATTCTGGAGCTTTCCA CTGTCTGAAAGATGGCAAAGGAGACGTGGCTTTTGTGAAACACACAACTGTTCAAG AAAATGCCCCAGCTGAGAAGGATGAGTAcgagctgctgtgcctggatgGCACCCGCCAGCCCGTGGACAACTACAAGGCCTGTCACTGGGCCAGGGTTCCTGCTCATGCTGTTGTGGCTCGAGATGACAGCAAGGTCAATGACATCTGGAACTTCCTCTCCAAAGCACAG GAAAAATTTGGAGTGGGCACAACCAGCACCTTCCACCTCTTTGGGCCACCTGGCAAGAAGGACCCAGGTCTCAAAGACTTGCTTTTCAAGGACTCTGCAGTACAGCTGAAGCAAATCCCATCACTGATGGATTCTCAGCTCTACCTGGGCTTTGAGTATTACAGTGCTGTCCAGAGCCTCCAGCAAG atCGCCTGAGCCCCAGCCGCAGAGACAGCAAGATCCAGTGGTGTGCCATTGGCAGGGATGAGAAGAAGAAGTGTGATGTCTGGAGTGTGATGAGCAACGGAGATGTGGAGTGTGTTGTGGCAGAGGACACCAAGGAATGCATCACAAAGATCATG AAAGGTGAAGCAGATGCCATCAGCTTAGATGGAGGCTTTGTCTACACTGCTGGCATGTGTGGTTTGGTGCCAGTGATGGCAGAGAGCTATGAGG ATAATCACTGTGAATCACAAGAAGAACCAG CAACCTACTTTGCTGTGGCTGTTGTGAAGAAGTCTGACAAGGATATCAGCTGGAACAACCTGCAGGGTAAGAGGTCGTGCCACACCGCCGTGGGGAGAACTGCTGGCTGGAACATCCCCATGGGCCTGATCCACAACAGGACAGGCAACTGCAACTTCG ATGAGTActtcagccagggctgtgctcccggctctcctcccagctcccgcctctgccagctgtgcaAGGGCTCAGGGGGGGTCCCTCCCGAGAAGTGCGTTGCCAGCAGCCACGAGCAGTACTACGGATACACCGGAGCTTTACG gTGTCTGGTTGAGCAGGGGGATGTGGCCTTTATCAAGCATTCCATCGTTGAGGAGAACACTGATG GcaaaaacacagaaagctgGGCCAAAGATCTGAAAATGGACCAGTTTGAGCTGCTGTGCACTGATGGGCAGCGGGCAAATGTGATGGATTACAGAAGATGCAACCTGGCCAAAGTCCCTACCCACGCTGTGATGGCACGTCCTGAGAAAGCAGAACAAGTCCGTGAGATGCTGGAGAACCAAGAG AGGCTGTTTGGACCAAAAGGAACCAGGAGGGATGATTTCAATATGTTTGCCTATGAATCCAAGGATCTTCTGTTTAAAGACCGGACAAAGTGCCTGATCAAGCTCCGTGATGGAATATCATACAAGGAATTCCTTGGAGATAAATACTATGCTTCACTTGCCAGCCTCAACACCTGCAATCCATCAG atCTTCTCCAGGTGTGCACCTTCCTTGCAGACAAGTAG